ATgtgccttttcctttcccctctttcatcTCCCTTTCTATTGCCAGATCATCCCCCAGTGGGACCATTGGTTAAGGGGATCCCTCATGATTGGCTGGGCTTCCCACAATGAGGCCAGTAGTCAAAAGGACCTTCCATAATTCCCACCAAGCCCTTAGGTTCCCCAGACACCCACCCCTGTCTCCAGTGGAACTGAGGCCCCACCTTCCCCACAGGTGGAGATTTTGTATCAGAATTACAGTATCCTGCATGTTCTTCAAGGAGACCaggttgggggaagagggagcCTGGATGGGGCAGGAAGGGTTTGGGCTGTGGGAGAAGGCAGTCCATGGATGGGAGGGACTCTGCCTGCCTATGCTCTGTTACGTTGTCAGTGTCATGGGATGTGTTCGTATGTTGAGGACTATCTGGATTGACCCAAGttgaaaaaagagatagaaaccCTGGAATGTAATACGCATCTCCCTATAGGTTGCATCATACTTTGGGCACACAGTGGCTGTGACTGACATCAACAGGGACGGGTGAGGAGTGGTGACATCCCATTGTGGGAAAGCCTCTTACTGGGCATATGACACCTAGCACTTCAAAAAGTCCAGTGCCTTAGAGTGAGACCAGGACTGAGCTCTAATTCTGCCCCTGTAGCCCTTGGTTGGGGTTGGTGTCCTGTCCTCCTCCACTTGGGGATGACAATCACACCATTTAACAGGAGAGATGACCTGCTGGTAGGTGCCCCACTCTTCATGGAGCAAAGAGGCAATCGGAAGCTGGCAGAAGTAGGGAGAGTATATGTCTACCTGCAGCTACGAGCCCCACATACCCTGGGCAAGCCCAGGCATCTGACTGGCACAGAGTTATATGGGCGCTTTGGCTCAGCTATCGCTCCTCTTGGTGATGTGGACCAGGATGGGTACAATGGTGAGGTCAAAGGCatcaggaagaggaggaggaggaggaggagacagactTGGGGTCCTGAGTGTGCTGAATGAAAAGACATAAAGGCtgctcctctttcctttctcagatgTCGCAATAGGTGCTCCATTTGGGGGCCCCAATGGACAGGGCCGAGTGTTTATATTCCGGGGACAGGATGAGGGCCTGAGCCCACGCCCATCACAGATTCTAGATAGCCCTTTCCACCAAGGTTCTGGCTTTGGCTTTGCCCTGAAAGGGGCCACCGATATTGATGCTAACGGATACCCAGGTGCCTGCCTTGTTCCAGCCTAGGCTGCTCCCATTCTAATCTAGTGTGGCCATTCTTGGGATAGACCCAAACTGGGCAGGAGAGTTCCTCAGATACTGCCTCCCAGTGTCAGGGACTTCCTTCTAGTCTGGTTCCCACACCTAGATCTACTGTTTCATGGTCCCCagacctcttcctttccctttctttgatctaAGCTGAATCCCACATCTGGATCCCTAATTATTCACCTTTATTTAGCCCAAATTTCCATGGGGGAGATGGACAAGAGTAAACAAAGAGGAATCCATAGCTTTTAAACTAATGATGGGGGAGAATAAGGCCTGACATGCaatattttcatttctgactCTACCTTCTGTGCCCACAGACCTGCTAGTGGGGGCATTTGGAGCCAGCCAAATGGTGGTTTACAGGTGAGCACTGACATGGAGCAGTTCCCATAAGGGAACTGCTGTGGCTTCCTTGAGAAGTATATACTTACAGGGGTCACGTTACAGTAGGAGCAGACAAGCATGTGAACTAgatggtggtacagtggataaaacgCCAGtgccagtcaggaagacctgagttcaaatctgtcttcagatacctactagctgtgtgaccctgggcaagtcacttcaccctgtttgcctcagtttccttatctgtcaaatgaactagagaaggaaatggcaaaccactctggtatctgtcaagaaagccctaaatggggtcacagagagttaggcacaactgaaaaacaactaaacaacatcaGGGCATACGAGTCTGTTGTGTATTCCCTAGGGCTCAGCCTGTGGTGTTGGTCACTGTCCAATTACTGGTACCAGAGGTGTTGAACCCAGCTGTGAAGAACTGTGAACTTCCCAGGCCCAAGACCACAGTTGCAGTCAGCTGGTGAGGAGGAGAGGGCACAGATGCGGTTCCTTGAGAGTGATGAGTTAATCTTTTCCCTGAGCACTTCAATGTTTAAAGACTCCTTTTTCCCTCCTAGTTTCAATATCCAGATGTGTATGAGCATCAGTGGGCACAACATTCCCAAGAAGCTTCGTGAGTAGCACTGCCCAGGCTTAAGGAGCGCAGGTCTGGGCACACCTGGTGGGCTTGCCAACACTGGCATTAGCTcgcctctccctcccttcccttttcttttgtgCCCAGGTATAAATGCCGAGCTGCAGCTGGATCGATTGAAAACACAACAGGGCCGGAGGGTGCTATTGCTGAGTTCTCTGCAATCAAGTTCCACTGTAGAATTAGAGCTCAGCAGTGGGCATGTCCCTATCTGCCATGATGCCAAGGCTTTCTTGCGGGTACAGTAAGGGCAGGATTGGGGTTAACAGTGTCAGAGTTTAAAGAGCACAAGGCCAAAtattttcattagaaaaataagatatttaagTAGGATACTGTCCTAGAATGACATTACACCAATGCCCACTAGAGAATTTCAGCTGGTATTGAATTGTGGCAAAGAGCTGTAAtggtagctaaaaaaaaaaaatctaatacagCATTCTTTACATTGCCACAACTGTCACTGAGCTTTTCTTCCCTGGTTCCCATGACTCCTGATATTGAAGGCTGGACTTGGTGAGGTAAGGGAATGAAGGTGGGAATTTCCAGGTGAAGGTTGGAGACTGGAGGAATCTCTGATCTGTGTATGGGGGAAGGTCTTACTTTCCACTCCCGTTATCTCACCTCCAGGATGAGGCTGAATTCCGGGACAAGCTCAGCCCTATCATGCTCAGCCTTAATGTGTCCCTAAAGAATGAGGGAGCTGGAGGGCCCCTGCCACTCGTGCTGAATGGAGACACTCATGTACAAAAGCAGGTAAACACAGGATCAGCCGGGGAGCCAGGATGGACCTTGAGAAAGGAAGTGATAGAGAAGGGAAGTAAAGAAGAGGATGAGGTGGCCAGTCAGTGACGGGGATAATGAAGTAAAGGGAGCAGAATGAGAAAATTATTCAATCCTGGACCCAAACTCCTGATGTGCCAACTTACCCTCTAGACTCGTATCATACTGGACTGTGGAGAAGATGACATATGCGTGCCCCACTTACAACTCACTGCCAGCACGTAAGCGGGCCCTTACCCCGTCCCCAGTCTGATATTCTCAGCCAGCCTTTGCCCCTTTCCTCCCACTATGACCTGGGATAAATCACTCAACatctctggccttcagttttctcatcttgtaGATGAGAATTCGATGAATAACTGAAAGAAAGCAGGTTTGCCGGACCAAACGAgggtcccttccacctccaaGCTGTGATTTTCTGAACCTTGTTACCTCTattcccatctctctccatcttccctGTCCTCATACCCTGAACCTTCCCCTAACCCCACCCCAGTGCCCACATTCCCCATGCCCAATCTCCATCTCCTTGTCCCTCCTACACTATGGGTGCCCTTTATGCCACATGACTCTGTCACCCCTTGGCTGGCTCATGCCAACTTTCCTCTCACTGTGCTTCTTCCAGGCAAGGCTCACTCTTCATTGGGGCAGACAATGTGCTGGAGCTGCGGATGAACGCCTCCAATGAGGGTGAGGGTGCCTATGAGGCTGAGCTGGCAGTTCATCTGCCCCAAGGCACCCATTTCATGCAAGCCCTGAGTGATGTCAAGGTGAGGGCATCTGATGCTGCTTCTGCCCTTCTCAGGCACCCTGGGTCACTGTGAACCTGGAAGATATTTACTCTTTTGAGTACCAAATGGGTACCTGTGAAGTcaaatccctcccttcctcccctgcaCAGAACTTTGAGAAACTGCTTTGTATCCAGAGGAAGGAGAATGAGAGTCAGTTAGTGCTGTGTGAACTGGGCAACCCCATGAAGAAGGATTTCAGGGTAAAGGGGCACACCCTGGTCTGGCTGCAGGAGATGCCTGaaggcgggggaggggagggagggaaggagtctGGGCCACAAGACAGTGGTCCTGAAGCATGTTGCCTTGGGGGACAAGGAGTGTCCCTGACAGCGGCCTCCTTTGCCTTTGAAGATGGGAATCCTGATGCTGTTGAGTGTGGGGAGCCTAGAAGAAGCTGGGGACAGTGTCTCCTTCATGCTGCAGATTAAGAGGTAATAAGGACATATTGCTGACTGTctcagggtggggagagggaaggaacagAGGGACGGTTAGGGTTTGGAAGTCgaaactttttgaaaaaaaaatgttaaaaattgttttaacatataatggggggaacaaaatatatttttaaaaattttaaagagataaTGAGGGTAGCCTCATTATCCATGCCTTCATCCCCTTTAATTGAACATTACTGATATATTCACCTAGAAAAGGCTTCTAAAGGTCATAGGATGTtggtgctagaagggaccttagagttcatctggttcaagtccttcattttacagatgaggatattgatGCCCAGGGAGTATGTGACTTAAGGTTACATGGGCAGGATTAGAACTAGGGTCTCCtacctccaaattcagtgctttttcctcTGTCATGCTGCCTCCTCTCATTGATCTCCCTGCTCCTGGGCAAGAAGGCTCATTGATGGTCTAATTCTCAGGAACAGGTTTTAGGGTCTCCCAGGCATCAACGTTTCAAGCCATTTCTGCAGGCTATAGTAGAGGGTAAGTCCCTCTGCCTCCAGCCTCAGAGAAGCCTGAGCTGTCCCCAGGGATGCTCAGTCCTGGTTCTCTCCTCACCACAAGGCTCCAGGGCTGCCCCAGGTTGAGGCACcttcccttcctgtcttcctccactcatctccatccttcctcttcttcaaCAGCAAGAATAGTCAAAATCCCAACAGTGAAGCTTTTCACCTGGAGGTCCCAGTCAAAGCCAAAGCCCAAGTGGACCTATTTGGGTGAGGGGGCTGAGTCTGGAGAAGGAGGAATTGAGCCTTTGAAGGGGAAGGAGAGCTGCTGATGAGGGAGGGCAGGACAAGAGAGGGGGGACTGGATTGGGAGAGAGGAATTGGATCATGGCAGGGagcaggatggaatgggatggaGAGGGGTTGGATTAGAAGGCAGGGGGATAGAATGGTATGGAATGGGTTGGGGAGGGGAtggaatgggagggaggaggatagaatgagatagaATGGGGTCAGAGAGGGAATGGAATGGGATGCAATGGAtggaatgggagggaggaggatagAATAGGATGaaatgagagggagaggggatggaatgggagggaggggataaaatgggagggagatggaatggaatggaatggaagggagaggggatagaatgggagaggggagacagaATGAGATGAAAGGATAATGTGTAGAAGAAGGAGGGGGCTCTGGTATTTGGCAGGAACTCTTTCCCAGCTTCTGTAgtgctctccccaccccctgaGGAGACCCAGGGGAATGAGGACCTAATAACTGTAGACTGGAGTACCTACAAGATGGAAGATACTTCCAAGGTGGAACATGCATTTGAGGTATAGAGCAGCTGGGTAGAATGTGTGCTCAGGAtgggctggaaaaaaaataatctcctCTGTCTTTGGGTCCTCACCCTGCATGACTCATGGTCTCCCAGGTTTAGGTGAAAGGGAGTGAGGGGGGTACAGGGTGATCCTGTCAGGGAAGGGAGCTGGGAGGCCCATACTTgactccctttcttcctcctcaagcTCTACAACCAGGGTCCAGGGACAGTGACTGGGCTCTGGCTTTGGGTAGGCTTCCCTAGCCATTCCCAGACTGATGACCTGCTCTATGTACTGGATGTTCAGGCCCAAGGTGGCCTCCAGTGCTCTGCTCGGCCTCCTCCTAATCCCCTCAATGTAAGAATCTGCAAGGATGGCAGGATGGGGTAGGGGATCAGGTGGGGAACAGATGGGTAAAGGAGGGAAATCCCTGGGGATTGGCACACTGGAGTGATGAAGGGAGCCCTGGGGTCAAGCAGAAAGACGTCCaagtaaaggaaaaagaggagagaaggaaggggaagaagggccagaaagggacctcagaggtcagctagttCAAGAATGCCTTATACAACACAACATCCACATCCAAGAGGCTGGAGGGAGGTCTGGGGAGAGAGACAAAGCTTCCCTCCAACTTGAGTAGGGAAAGGTGAGGAAGGAAGCAGTGTTCAGGTGGGGGTTACAGCTGGGAAACCCTTGGGGTGAGGATGTGAAAGAGGAGATGGGAGCATTCCCATCTAGGGAGACTAGGAAAGTCTGTTCAGCATACAGAATCTGAGGACATCCATGCTTATACCTCTGCAGCTGAAAGTTGGACAACCTACCCCTGCTCCCAGCTCTACCCCCACCCGCCCTTTCCAGCATGAACGAGAGAAGAGGAATGTTTTTACTCTAGAGCATCCAGGGCCCTCTGGGCTCCAAGAACCAATAGTCCTGGTGAGCTGTCTATCCTGTGCCCCTGCGCGGGGACAAGGACAGGGCCACCTTCCTTCAGCTCTTTTATCCATTCACCACAGGCTTTGTTCTTTTCAAAGCAGCCTTTTCTCTGAGTGTCTCCCATGATGACTACCTGTTGTTGTGATCCTCCACTGGATATAGGGTCTGGGTGACGTAGGTTCTCCGTGTAAGACATGGAAACTACTACTAATGAGGGAGAATGGTTTGGGATGGAGGAGCTGGGGAAAGGAGCCCAATAAATACTTACTAAggactctggatttggagtcagaggacctagattcaaatccagactgcTCCTTACtatctgtgatcttggacaagtcatatctCTCcgggccttagtttccccatctataaaaccaATAGGTTAgaatgttgttattcagttatttcagtcacagccaactcttcct
The DNA window shown above is from Notamacropus eugenii isolate mMacEug1 chromosome 2, mMacEug1.pri_v2, whole genome shotgun sequence and carries:
- the ITGA2B gene encoding integrin alpha-IIb, producing the protein MVRTQCLLPALWLLGWIQLLLVPGGPPVWALNLDAAQPTLYVGPNGSHFGFALDFYEDSYGSFGIVVGAPRAVSPQGEETGGVFLCPWAAQGSSCSPLTFDLKDQTSKVGAITFKTFKTKQGLGASVVTWKDNIVACAPWQHWNALEQTEEAGKTPVGSCFVAHLRSGRRAEYAPCRENAMNQLYFGNSRRDLRYCEVGFSSTITQSGELVLGAPGGYYFLGLLAQARLSDIMSSYTPSSLLWTVPSQRLSQDIFKSEYQDAYRGYSVAVGEFNENPKDTEYVLGAPNWSTTLGAVEILYQNYSILHVLQGDQVASYFGHTVAVTDINRDGRDDLLVGAPLFMEQRGNRKLAEVGRVYVYLQLRAPHTLGKPRHLTGTELYGRFGSAIAPLGDVDQDGYNDVAIGAPFGGPNGQGRVFIFRGQDEGLSPRPSQILDSPFHQGSGFGFALKGATDIDANGYPDLLVGAFGASQMVVYRAQPVVLVTVQLLVPEVLNPAVKNCELPRPKTTVAVSCFNIQMCMSISGHNIPKKLRINAELQLDRLKTQQGRRVLLLSSLQSSSTVELELSSGHVPICHDAKAFLRDEAEFRDKLSPIMLSLNVSLKNEGAGGPLPLVLNGDTHVQKQTRIILDCGEDDICVPHLQLTASTQGSLFIGADNVLELRMNASNEGEGAYEAELAVHLPQGTHFMQALSDVKNFEKLLCIQRKENESQLVLCELGNPMKKDFRMGILMLLSVGSLEEAGDSVSFMLQIKSKNSQNPNSEAFHLEVPVKAKAQVDLFGNSFPASVVLSPPPEETQGNEDLITVDWSTYKMEDTSKVEHAFELYNQGPGTVTGLWLWVGFPSHSQTDDLLYVLDVQAQGGLQCSARPPPNPLNLKVGQPTPAPSSTPTRPFQHEREKRNVFTLEHPGPSGLQEPIVLNCDSWPCTRVECELKQMERGQRAMVTISTILWMPGLLKRPLEQFVLKSEAWFNVSGLPYNVPAESLPHGNVVVETKLLRVHLEEREIPTWWMVVGVMGGLLLLALLIFVMWKVGFFKRNRPPLEEEEEEE